In Nicotiana tabacum cultivar K326 chromosome 17, ASM71507v2, whole genome shotgun sequence, one DNA window encodes the following:
- the LOC142171745 gene encoding uncharacterized protein LOC142171745 encodes MAGETIFHLTGLSDHHENIHRETSYILVYGTEVVIPAEVEIPSLRVIQEAKLDDVEWIRVRHEQLILIDEKRMDSLFHGHLYQNRMASAFNKRVKPLQFTRGQLVLQKIFPHQEEAKGKFAPNWQGPYMVHRVLLGGALIMAEIDGRINTKPINSDAIKRYYV; translated from the coding sequence atggcagGAGAAACTATCTTTCACCTTACTGGGTTATCGGACCACCATGAGAACATCCACCGGGAAACTTCATACATATTAGTATACGGCACTGAAGTTGTGATACCCGCAGAGGTCGAGATACCTTCTTTAAGGGTTATTCAAGAGGCCAAGTTGGACGATGTAGAGTGGATTCGGGTCAGACATGAGCAACTCATTCTCATCGACGAGAAAAGAATGGATTCATTATTCCATGGTCATCTATATCAGAACAGGATGGCCAGTGCATTCAACAAGAGGGTGAAGCCTCTCCAGTTCACACGGGGGCAGTTGGTCCTGCAGAAAATCTTTCCCCACCAAGaggaagccaaaggaaagttcgcaccaaactggcaaggtccttatatGGTTCACCGAGTATTGTTGGGTGGAGCTCTTATCATGGCAGAAATTGATGGAAGAATCAACACGAAGCCCATCAActcagacgcaatcaagagatactatgtttga